One genomic segment of Aquipluma nitroreducens includes these proteins:
- a CDS encoding rhodanese-like domain-containing protein, protein MFESIKKFLGVKTIDYAQLVKDGAIILDVRTKGEYGSGHIRGSVNIPVEQLHKNMSKLKDKKRPIITCCESGMRSASAKGILTSNGFSNVHNGGRWMSLNNKI, encoded by the coding sequence ATGTTTGAATCAATTAAGAAATTTTTAGGTGTAAAAACAATCGATTATGCCCAGTTAGTGAAAGATGGAGCAATCATTTTAGATGTTCGCACCAAAGGTGAATATGGATCGGGGCACATCAGGGGATCTGTCAATATTCCGGTTGAGCAACTGCATAAAAATATGAGCAAGTTAAAAGACAAAAAACGCCCCATCATTACGTGCTGTGAATCAGGAATGAGAAGCGCTTCAGCAAAGGGAATTTTGACTTCAAATGGTTTTAGCAATGTCCACAATGGTGGCCGGTGGATGAGCCTGAATAATAAAATCTGA
- a CDS encoding FAD-dependent oxidoreductase yields the protein MEKIIIIGGVAAGATAAAKVRRISPTAQITMLEAGPDISFANCGLPYYIGGDIKSRSKLILQSPESFKEQYDVEVHVNTAVSSIDKKSHQVKTTNSQTGEQKTFEYTKLILAQGGRPIKPTISGADQNHVFTLWTLEDMDKISNYLEEKKPKNAVVVGGGFIGLEMVEALVKRGLKVNVVEMMPHVMGIMEAETAGFIETEMLSYGVGIHTNAGVTEIGSRSVKLDNGKVLDSDMVLLSIGVRPTLQLAKDADLEIGDAGGLLVNSQLQTSDPDIFAAGDMVEIEHRVNGKKVRIPLAGPANRQGRIAAENALGGSHPYKGAIGTSVVRVFEAVAGITGFSLKQARAAGLDADSVVVHKEHHTSYYPGAETVTAMLIYDRNTGIILGGQTAGYKGADKRLDVIATAAAAKLTISDLADIDFAYSPPIGTANDAINMAAYTAENRILGFSPSVTVSELDSFTEGKNPVFVDVRDVFAFEKSHIKGAVHIPLELLAEQIENIPVGHSVIVYDETGKKGHQALRTLLGAGFTDVTNISGGHTSLQRQARTIGFKNLEINLLSVEVKSLEEEASKVEEKPVEKAKDINSPIVVDVRTPEEFEDGAYPGAINIPLDELMVRFEELGDNAAREIVVYCASGARSAYAQRMLMQVGYVHVTNGGGLAAMMAHRNAKPSTADTSNEPIVVDVRTPQEFAGGAYPGAINIPLDELQARISELGSKSREITLYCASGARSAYGQRVLQQFGFTKVKNGGGIMQMMRQR from the coding sequence ATGGAAAAGATAATCATTATAGGGGGAGTTGCAGCCGGAGCAACTGCGGCAGCTAAAGTGCGCCGCATTTCTCCGACAGCACAAATTACAATGCTCGAAGCCGGACCAGACATTTCGTTCGCCAATTGCGGATTGCCATATTACATTGGAGGCGACATCAAAAGCCGTTCGAAACTGATTCTACAGAGCCCTGAAAGTTTCAAAGAACAATACGACGTTGAAGTGCACGTAAATACAGCGGTATCGTCAATCGACAAGAAATCGCATCAGGTGAAAACCACTAACAGCCAAACAGGTGAGCAAAAAACATTTGAATACACCAAATTAATTTTGGCGCAAGGTGGCCGGCCAATAAAACCAACCATTTCCGGAGCCGATCAGAATCATGTTTTTACGCTGTGGACACTTGAAGACATGGATAAGATTTCGAACTATCTGGAAGAAAAGAAGCCTAAAAACGCGGTTGTTGTTGGGGGTGGTTTTATTGGTCTCGAAATGGTAGAAGCTCTGGTTAAAAGAGGGTTGAAGGTGAATGTGGTGGAAATGATGCCTCATGTAATGGGCATTATGGAAGCTGAAACTGCCGGATTTATTGAAACTGAAATGCTTTCGTACGGAGTTGGAATTCATACAAATGCCGGTGTTACTGAAATCGGTTCACGCTCGGTGAAACTCGATAATGGAAAAGTGCTTGATTCCGATATGGTTTTGCTCTCGATTGGAGTTCGTCCTACCCTGCAACTGGCAAAAGACGCTGATCTCGAAATCGGTGATGCTGGTGGTTTGCTCGTCAATTCGCAATTGCAAACTTCCGATCCCGATATTTTTGCTGCAGGCGACATGGTCGAAATCGAACATCGTGTGAACGGTAAAAAAGTACGTATTCCATTGGCCGGACCAGCAAACCGTCAGGGACGAATTGCCGCTGAAAATGCGTTAGGCGGAAGTCACCCGTACAAAGGTGCAATCGGAACTTCGGTGGTTCGCGTTTTCGAGGCAGTTGCCGGAATAACCGGATTCTCGCTAAAACAAGCCCGTGCTGCAGGATTGGATGCTGATTCAGTGGTCGTTCACAAAGAACATCATACCTCGTATTATCCAGGTGCCGAAACCGTAACTGCTATGTTGATATACGACCGAAACACAGGAATTATTCTAGGTGGACAAACTGCAGGTTACAAAGGCGCCGACAAACGCCTGGACGTAATTGCAACTGCGGCAGCGGCAAAGCTGACAATTAGCGATTTGGCCGATATTGACTTTGCCTACTCGCCACCAATCGGAACAGCAAACGATGCAATCAACATGGCTGCCTATACCGCCGAAAACCGGATTTTAGGATTCAGTCCATCTGTAACTGTTTCTGAACTTGACTCATTCACTGAAGGTAAAAACCCGGTATTTGTTGATGTTCGCGATGTTTTCGCTTTCGAGAAAAGCCATATAAAAGGCGCTGTTCATATTCCGTTGGAATTGTTGGCAGAGCAAATTGAAAATATCCCGGTTGGACACTCTGTAATTGTTTACGACGAAACTGGTAAAAAAGGACATCAGGCACTTCGGACTTTGTTAGGCGCTGGATTCACAGATGTTACCAACATTTCAGGCGGACACACTTCGCTACAGCGACAAGCTCGTACTATTGGATTTAAAAATCTCGAAATAAATCTTCTCTCTGTTGAAGTGAAATCATTGGAAGAAGAAGCATCGAAAGTGGAAGAAAAACCAGTTGAAAAAGCAAAAGATATAAATTCTCCGATAGTGGTTGATGTTCGCACTCCTGAAGAATTCGAGGACGGAGCTTATCCAGGTGCAATCAACATTCCGCTGGATGAATTGATGGTTCGGTTTGAAGAATTGGGCGATAACGCGGCACGCGAAATTGTTGTGTACTGCGCTTCAGGAGCACGTTCGGCCTATGCGCAACGCATGTTGATGCAGGTTGGCTATGTACATGTAACAAATGGTGGCGGACTTGCAGCAATGATGGCTCATCGAAATGCCAAGCCTTCTACTGCAGATACTTCAAACGAACCAATCGTGGTTGATGTTCGCACACCACAAGAATTTGCAGGTGGTGCATATCCTGGAGCAATCAATATTCCGTTGGATGAATTGCAAGCTCGAATCAGCGAATTAGGAAGTAAATCACGCGAAATTACCCTCTACTGCGCTTCAGGAGCACGCTCTGCTTATGGGCAACGGGTTTTACAACAATTCGGTTTTACGAAAGTAAAAAACGGCGGTGGAATTATGCAAATGATGAGACAGAGATAA
- the trxA gene encoding thioredoxin produces MQTTFIVIGVIIVAVFVFRYIAMAQMKNTPLVADHAKVLTLTEQNFQQQTKGKVVLIDFWASWCAPCRMMAPVLNEVATELKGNSHVGKVDIQQYQSLANKFKVRNIPTMILLKNGAEVNRFVGIKSKEFLLKEIAKVG; encoded by the coding sequence ATGCAAACAACATTTATCGTAATCGGAGTAATCATAGTCGCAGTATTTGTTTTTCGTTACATCGCGATGGCGCAAATGAAAAACACGCCATTGGTAGCCGACCATGCCAAAGTATTAACGCTTACCGAACAGAATTTTCAACAGCAAACAAAGGGTAAAGTGGTGTTGATCGATTTCTGGGCCAGTTGGTGCGCACCCTGCCGCATGATGGCGCCTGTTTTAAACGAAGTTGCCACCGAACTGAAAGGGAACTCACATGTTGGTAAGGTTGATATTCAGCAATACCAGTCGCTGGCCAATAAATTCAAGGTAAGAAACATCCCAACCATGATCTTGCTAAAAAATGGAGCAGAGGTCAACCGTTTTGTAGGAATTAAATCGAAAGAATTTTTACTGAAAGAAATTGCAAAAGTGGGATAA
- a CDS encoding thioredoxin family protein: MLYTNLNHIESAEEYARILNENENVTIICGRMGPLCIPVYRIAEELEQKYSHVKIYDMEYDNPESYFFHALPEVQNLMEIPFTIYYKNGEVVKATAGLQTKNQIIAILDKEFAAPVNA; this comes from the coding sequence ATGTTATACACAAACTTAAATCACATCGAAAGCGCTGAAGAATACGCAAGAATCCTCAACGAAAATGAAAATGTCACTATCATCTGCGGACGGATGGGGCCATTGTGTATTCCGGTTTACCGTATTGCTGAAGAATTGGAGCAAAAATACAGTCATGTAAAGATTTATGATATGGAATATGACAATCCTGAATCGTACTTTTTTCATGCTTTGCCTGAAGTGCAGAATCTGATGGAAATTCCATTTACCATTTATTACAAAAATGGCGAAGTCGTAAAAGCTACTGCAGGTTTACAAACCAAAAATCAAATCATTGCAATTCTCGATAAAGAATTCGCAGCACCCGTTAACGCATAA
- a CDS encoding Crp/Fnr family transcriptional regulator has protein sequence MKPILETDQEFICDIQAPCFQMLSQEEAELVRASKTQVLFRKGDNLTKQGAFASYALFVINGLAKQYIEGDTSKNFNLRIIKPGEFVGLSAVFTKNTFNYSSVALTDCQVFLVEKEAIISVIKQNGQFGFSMIKRYCEQNANLFDTLRSSMYKQMNGRIAETLLYIDGLKTESPEIFQLLSRKDMADFAGISTESAVKLLKSFEKDGLIELHEKDIVVVNHKELVEISKKG, from the coding sequence ATGAAACCCATTCTCGAAACCGATCAGGAATTTATATGTGACATACAAGCGCCTTGTTTTCAAATGCTTTCTCAGGAAGAGGCTGAATTGGTTAGGGCAAGCAAAACTCAGGTATTGTTCCGTAAGGGTGATAATTTGACTAAACAGGGAGCATTTGCTTCGTATGCTTTGTTTGTAATCAATGGACTGGCAAAGCAATACATCGAGGGCGACACCTCAAAAAATTTCAACCTAAGAATTATAAAGCCTGGTGAATTTGTTGGCCTTTCAGCCGTTTTCACAAAAAATACATTTAATTATTCTTCAGTTGCATTGACTGATTGCCAGGTCTTTTTGGTCGAAAAGGAGGCTATTATCTCAGTAATAAAGCAAAACGGACAATTTGGGTTCAGTATGATCAAGCGGTATTGCGAGCAGAATGCCAATCTTTTTGATACGCTGCGATCATCGATGTATAAACAGATGAACGGAAGAATTGCGGAAACGCTGCTTTATATTGATGGCTTGAAGACAGAGAGTCCGGAAATATTTCAACTCCTTTCAAGAAAAGATATGGCCGACTTTGCTGGTATTTCAACCGAGAGCGCCGTCAAGCTCCTGAAAAGCTTCGAAAAAGATGGTTTAATTGAATTGCATGAGAAAGATATCGTAGTTGTCAATCACAAAGAATTGGTCGAAATCAGTAAAAAAGGTTAA
- a CDS encoding RNA polymerase sigma factor: MDEAQLIKGIQQGDHKSFQILVETYQRMVVNTCLGIVHNQADAEDLAQDVFLEIFRTAEKFRGDSKLSTWLYRIATNRSLNLIRNNKRKRFFQSIEETFTGGRNRSSEISENRADQPDQNMADQQRSDLLHRAIDRLPEKQRIAFTLNKYEELPYQQIAEIMEISLASVESLIHRAKKNLQEQLLDCYKRKCV, encoded by the coding sequence ATGGACGAAGCCCAACTCATTAAAGGTATTCAACAAGGCGATCACAAATCATTTCAAATTCTGGTGGAAACCTACCAGCGAATGGTTGTGAATACTTGTCTGGGTATTGTCCATAACCAGGCTGATGCCGAAGATCTGGCGCAGGATGTATTTCTGGAAATCTTCCGAACGGCTGAAAAATTTAGGGGAGATTCTAAACTCTCAACGTGGTTGTACCGGATTGCCACCAACCGGTCGCTCAATCTGATCAGGAATAATAAACGAAAGCGCTTTTTTCAATCCATCGAAGAGACTTTTACCGGAGGGAGAAACCGATCCAGTGAAATATCCGAGAACCGTGCCGATCAGCCTGATCAGAACATGGCAGACCAACAGCGATCGGACTTGTTACACCGGGCCATTGATCGGCTGCCAGAGAAACAACGTATCGCATTTACCCTGAATAAATACGAAGAACTGCCCTATCAGCAAATTGCTGAGATCATGGAAATCTCTTTAGCTTCGGTAGAGTCGTTGATTCACCGGGCAAAGAAAAACCTTCAGGAGCAACTTTTAGATTGTTACAAAAGAAAGTGCGTCTGA
- a CDS encoding anti-sigma factor family protein, with the protein MKNECIHNDLIFYIDNELSVEKRTAVEKHLEECADCRSFLAFLQDGMQVIEKEKNPEVSPFFYTRLNARLEEKEESRVQNQWVRLVQPAFFSVLLVAGIYGGLKLGSNASSLKSEQHATSSIQMLNDFDAEPLESFLLDEL; encoded by the coding sequence ATGAAAAACGAGTGCATCCATAATGATCTGATTTTTTACATTGACAACGAATTGTCGGTTGAAAAAAGGACAGCCGTTGAAAAGCATCTGGAGGAATGTGCCGACTGCCGGAGCTTTTTAGCTTTTTTACAGGATGGTATGCAGGTTATTGAAAAGGAGAAAAATCCGGAGGTGTCGCCGTTCTTTTATACCCGATTAAATGCCCGGCTTGAAGAAAAGGAGGAATCTCGGGTGCAAAATCAGTGGGTTCGATTGGTGCAGCCTGCCTTCTTTTCGGTTCTGCTTGTTGCCGGAATTTATGGCGGATTAAAATTGGGCAGCAATGCCTCATCCCTTAAATCAGAGCAACATGCGACAAGCAGTATTCAAATGCTAAATGACTTTGATGCGGAACCTCTTGAATCATTTTTACTCGACGAATTATGA
- a CDS encoding Spy/CpxP family protein refolding chaperone, giving the protein MSLTNKNRTLIWIIIILVATNLSTIGSFYYHRLTETKNEGTKQGEQMAIPGEQRTRFFRDQLNLTAEQLDQFRDINRTFNRTARSIEMNLAQLREDMITELGTQNPDSTRLDQIAIEVGNNHRELKQVTTTFYLNMKKICTAEQQAKLHEIFQSMLNKDNQVNLPRPGNQGGRWRNQ; this is encoded by the coding sequence ATGAGCCTGACGAATAAAAACAGAACGCTAATCTGGATCATCATTATCCTGGTTGCTACCAATCTTTCGACCATCGGTTCTTTCTATTATCACCGATTGACGGAAACGAAAAACGAAGGAACAAAACAGGGAGAACAGATGGCAATTCCGGGGGAACAGCGCACCCGATTTTTCAGGGATCAACTGAACCTGACTGCGGAACAGCTCGATCAGTTCCGCGACATTAACCGGACTTTTAACCGAACAGCCAGAAGCATCGAAATGAATTTAGCTCAATTGCGCGAGGATATGATCACAGAACTGGGAACTCAAAATCCGGATAGTACACGCCTCGACCAAATAGCTATTGAGGTAGGAAATAATCATCGCGAACTCAAACAGGTAACAACCACATTTTACCTGAATATGAAAAAGATATGTACCGCTGAACAGCAAGCAAAACTGCATGAAATATTTCAGTCGATGCTCAACAAAGATAACCAGGTAAACCTTCCCAGGCCGGGAAATCAGGGAGGTCGATGGCGTAACCAATAA
- a CDS encoding DUF2202 domain-containing protein, translating to MKNLVIGSFMVASLFVASSCQKDNMGNAQYASVLAVSTDGTTSVIEANLKSALITTSDLTDSELASILKMKEEEKLARDVYSVLAQKWGSVVFSNISAAESNHLNAIVLLMTSYGVTDTSIGEVGVFADPVVQALYDELVAKASVSVEEAYKTGALIEEMDIKDLDEVLTTTTNENVTLVFENLLKGSRNHLRAFNLQLTNLGIVYTPTYISQTDYDLIVNSPMEKGKQYRMNGQGNGQGNGNGNGQKGQGNRGTGTCNN from the coding sequence ATGAAAAATTTAGTGATTGGCAGCTTTATGGTTGCCTCGTTATTCGTGGCAAGTTCGTGCCAGAAAGATAATATGGGAAATGCGCAGTATGCAAGTGTTTTGGCAGTTTCGACCGATGGAACAACATCGGTTATTGAAGCTAATCTGAAATCGGCATTGATTACAACTTCAGACTTAACCGATAGTGAATTAGCTTCGATCTTAAAAATGAAGGAGGAGGAAAAATTGGCTCGCGATGTTTATTCAGTCCTGGCTCAAAAATGGGGAAGTGTTGTTTTCTCGAACATTTCGGCAGCAGAAAGCAATCACCTGAATGCCATCGTTCTGCTTATGACAAGCTACGGCGTAACCGATACCTCAATAGGCGAGGTTGGTGTATTTGCCGACCCGGTGGTTCAAGCTTTGTATGACGAGTTGGTTGCAAAAGCCAGCGTATCGGTTGAAGAGGCCTATAAAACCGGAGCTTTGATCGAAGAAATGGACATTAAAGATCTTGATGAAGTTCTTACAACTACCACCAATGAGAATGTTACCCTGGTGTTCGAAAATTTACTCAAAGGTTCGCGCAACCATCTCAGAGCATTTAATCTACAGTTGACAAACCTGGGAATTGTGTATACTCCAACCTATATTAGTCAAACTGATTATGATCTGATTGTAAATTCTCCAATGGAAAAAGGGAAACAATACCGCATGAATGGACAGGGAAACGGTCAGGGAAATGGTAACGGAAACGGTCAAAAAGGACAAGGAAATAGGGGCACAGGTACTTGCAACAATTAG
- a CDS encoding NAD(P)/FAD-dependent oxidoreductase: MAKVVVLGAGISGHTAAAFIKKKLGSKHQVVVVSPAEYYQWIPSNIWIGVGKMTIDQVRFKLKPVYDRWKIDFKQAKATAIYPEGDEGLGRPYVSIEYTDKTRQGQTENVDYDYLVNATGPKLNFAATEGLGPGKFTHSVCSCDHAVATWDALKGCMDRMAKGEKLRFLIGTGHPGATCQGAAFEYALNVAHQIKARGLQDKAEITWISNEYELGDFGMGGAFIKRGGYVTPTKVFSESIFAEYGIRWIKRAGVTKIEEGIAHYETLDGEMKTAAFDFAMLIPAFAGAGLKAFNKAGEDITPQLFAPSGFMKVDADYSGKAFEDWSVEDWPSTYQNPAFSNIFATGIAFAPPHQISKPMKSPNGTLITPAPPRTGMPSGVIGKIVALNIVDRIKTGRTDFKHKASMGKMGAACVVSAGYGMIKGNAATMTVFPIVPDWEKYPQWGRDLTYTVGEAGLAGHWIKIVLHYMFIHKAKGYPFWWLIPE, encoded by the coding sequence ATGGCAAAAGTTGTTGTATTGGGTGCCGGAATCTCAGGTCACACTGCTGCGGCATTCATAAAAAAGAAACTAGGCTCGAAACATCAGGTCGTTGTTGTTAGTCCCGCAGAATATTACCAATGGATTCCTTCCAACATCTGGATTGGCGTCGGAAAAATGACCATCGATCAGGTTCGGTTCAAACTTAAACCGGTTTACGATCGCTGGAAAATTGATTTCAAGCAGGCCAAAGCTACAGCCATTTATCCTGAAGGTGATGAAGGATTGGGACGACCTTATGTGAGCATTGAGTACACCGACAAAACCCGTCAGGGACAAACCGAAAATGTTGACTACGACTATCTTGTTAATGCCACAGGCCCCAAGTTAAATTTTGCAGCCACCGAAGGCCTCGGACCCGGAAAGTTCACTCATTCGGTTTGCTCTTGTGATCATGCAGTGGCAACCTGGGATGCCCTGAAAGGTTGCATGGATCGAATGGCAAAAGGCGAAAAACTTCGTTTCCTCATTGGTACAGGTCATCCCGGAGCTACCTGTCAAGGCGCAGCTTTTGAGTATGCACTCAATGTAGCTCACCAGATTAAAGCCCGTGGACTTCAGGATAAAGCCGAAATTACCTGGATTTCGAACGAATACGAATTGGGCGACTTCGGAATGGGCGGCGCATTTATCAAGCGTGGAGGTTATGTAACTCCGACCAAAGTTTTCAGCGAATCAATTTTTGCTGAATATGGCATTCGTTGGATCAAACGTGCCGGAGTAACCAAAATAGAAGAAGGAATTGCACATTACGAAACTTTGGATGGCGAAATGAAAACTGCCGCCTTCGATTTTGCGATGCTAATTCCAGCTTTTGCCGGCGCCGGATTGAAAGCATTCAACAAAGCTGGCGAGGATATTACTCCACAGTTATTTGCGCCAAGCGGTTTCATGAAAGTGGATGCTGATTATTCAGGAAAAGCTTTCGAGGACTGGTCGGTTGAGGATTGGCCATCAACGTATCAAAACCCAGCTTTCTCTAATATTTTTGCCACTGGAATTGCATTTGCTCCGCCTCATCAGATTTCGAAACCAATGAAAAGCCCAAATGGAACACTGATCACCCCAGCCCCTCCACGCACCGGGATGCCTTCAGGAGTAATTGGAAAGATTGTGGCTCTGAATATTGTTGACCGAATAAAAACTGGACGAACCGATTTCAAACACAAAGCCTCGATGGGAAAAATGGGTGCTGCTTGCGTGGTTTCGGCCGGATATGGCATGATCAAAGGCAATGCTGCTACGATGACTGTTTTCCCGATTGTGCCTGATTGGGAGAAATATCCGCAATGGGGACGCGACCTTACTTATACAGTGGGCGAAGCCGGTTTGGCCGGACACTGGATCAAGATCGTACTTCATTATATGTTTATTCATAAAGCCAAAGGCTATCCTTTCTGGTGGCTAATTCCCGAATAA
- the chrA gene encoding chromate efflux transporter: MKHKENPSYFELFLSFFWIGLTGFGGLAMTAHIRKHIVDTRKWMDGSTFDSGLALCQLIPGAIVMQLSAYIGLKLKGVRGAIVSFVGFGLPAFLIMFILSVLYKQSKNISGVEAVLSGLRVIIVAIVANAAYVFGKRNFQNTNDWIIAIISAGLFLTKLNPVLVLLVASLLGLVLTKKVAVPSGKFSRARTFRFFLILLLFVIVCSTILFFVNREYFTLATMMLRIDLFSFGGGLAAMPMMYHELVELFHWFDEKTFMDGVILGQVTPGSIIIAATFFGYMHFGIVGSILATICVFTPSFLILMGIIPFFDKLSSYPQFNKVINGILCSFVGLLAVVTYRFTDGIHWDLANVIFTLVAFGLLLRKVDVIWVIVGGVLLSLLM; encoded by the coding sequence GGCCATGACAGCCCACATCCGGAAGCATATTGTTGACACAAGAAAATGGATGGATGGAAGTACCTTCGATTCAGGATTGGCTCTTTGTCAACTTATTCCCGGAGCAATTGTAATGCAGCTTTCAGCCTATATTGGCCTGAAATTAAAAGGAGTTAGAGGTGCAATTGTAAGTTTTGTTGGATTTGGTTTACCTGCCTTTCTGATCATGTTCATACTTTCGGTTCTGTACAAACAATCCAAGAATATTTCAGGAGTTGAAGCGGTTTTAAGTGGATTAAGGGTCATTATAGTGGCCATTGTAGCCAATGCGGCTTATGTTTTCGGCAAAAGGAATTTCCAGAATACGAACGACTGGATTATTGCCATAATTTCCGCCGGATTATTCCTGACCAAATTAAATCCAGTGTTGGTTTTGCTTGTTGCATCTTTGCTGGGACTGGTTTTAACAAAAAAAGTGGCTGTTCCTTCCGGAAAATTTTCAAGAGCCAGAACCTTTCGATTCTTCCTGATTTTACTATTGTTTGTTATCGTCTGTTCAACGATACTCTTTTTTGTGAATCGGGAATACTTCACTTTAGCGACAATGATGCTGCGTATCGACCTTTTTTCGTTTGGAGGTGGGTTAGCCGCTATGCCAATGATGTACCACGAATTGGTTGAACTGTTCCATTGGTTCGACGAGAAGACATTTATGGACGGAGTCATCCTCGGGCAGGTTACTCCGGGTTCTATCATCATTGCAGCGACTTTTTTCGGGTACATGCACTTTGGCATTGTTGGAAGCATTCTTGCCACCATTTGTGTATTTACGCCGTCTTTTCTGATACTCATGGGTATTATTCCGTTTTTCGATAAGCTGAGTTCCTATCCGCAATTCAATAAAGTAATCAACGGAATTTTGTGCTCTTTTGTTGGTTTGCTGGCTGTTGTGACTTATCGTTTTACCGACGGTATCCATTGGGATTTAGCCAATGTTATCTTTACACTTGTTGCATTTGGTTTGTTGCTGCGAAAAGTAGATGTTATTTGGGTAATTGTTGGAGGTGTTTTATTGTCGTTGCTGATGTAG